The Patescibacteria group bacterium genome has a segment encoding these proteins:
- a CDS encoding MBL fold metallo-hydrolase: protein MYITWHGQNCFKLQLGKDILLIDPFDPAKVGLKLNAPKADIVVVTDPKVSYKEIKSNNEERGVFLISSPGEYEVRGIFIYAIHIKNAGAASFIYHIESEQVAIGHLGSINRALEDDELEALNGVDVLMIPVGGNGVLDAKKAAEVISQIEPRVVIPMHYKLAGLKEKLDSVDKFCNEIGSCEKEQLVKLKLSKKDLPVEATRYIVMQP from the coding sequence ATGTACATAACCTGGCACGGACAAAATTGTTTTAAACTCCAATTGGGCAAAGATATATTATTAATAGACCCCTTTGATCCAGCAAAAGTTGGTTTGAAATTAAACGCTCCCAAAGCAGATATTGTAGTAGTGACCGACCCGAAAGTCAGTTACAAAGAAATCAAATCTAACAATGAGGAACGGGGTGTTTTTTTGATTTCCTCGCCGGGCGAGTACGAAGTAAGGGGTATTTTTATTTATGCCATCCATATAAAGAATGCGGGCGCCGCCTCTTTTATTTATCACATTGAAAGCGAGCAAGTGGCAATTGGACATTTAGGGAGCATCAATAGGGCGCTTGAGGATGATGAGTTAGAAGCCCTGAACGGAGTTGATGTTTTAATGATTCCCGTTGGTGGCAACGGCGTTCTTGACGCTAAAAAAGCAGCCGAAGTTATCAGCCAAATTGAGCCGCGTGTTGTTATTCCCATGCATTATAAACTTGCTGGGCTAAAAGAAAAACTTGATTCTGTAGATAAGTTTTGTAATGAAATTGGTTCCTGCGAAAAAGAGCAGCTGGTTAAATTAAAACTTTCTAAAAAAGATTTACCAGTCGAGGCAACGCGATACATTGTAATGCAGCCGTAA